A window of Halomonas sp. H10-9-1 contains these coding sequences:
- a CDS encoding ABC transporter ATP-binding protein, which produces MTTATPSSFQALVRLLRYARGYRRRIIAATGCSIINKLFDIAPEILIGVAIDVVVNQEASFVARLGFTSAEQQIMILAVLTFFIWAGESIFEYLYKILWRNLAQRLQADMRLDTYEHAQRLDMAYFESMSSGQLVATMNDDVNQLERFLDGGANSLIQVGVTVVAVGAVFFVISPLIALLAFTPIPLIIWGAFFFQRKAGPLYADVREKVGDLASRLSNNLAGIATIKSFTSEAREAARLREVSEAYVEANRRAIRVSSAFIPVIRMAILAGFLATFTVGGMLALSGELNVGAYGVLVFLTQRLLWPLTGLAEVIDLFERAMASTRRILDLLAVPIAVRDNATTPLAEPVRGAVVFEGVSFRYAASDVGVEDVSLHVPAGNTLALVGATGSGKSTLVKLLLRFYDPGAGRVLIDGQPIDAVSLASLRGAIGLVSQDVYLFEGSVRDNIAYGKPGASEDAIVEAARTAEAWDFIQALPQGLDTLVGERGVRLSGGQRQRLSLARALLKDPPILVLDEATSAVDNETEAAIQRSLRRIGHGRTVIMIAHRLSTIVHANEVVVIEGGRVAERGTHRSLLAADGRYAAQWRVQTGEVGTCEVEP; this is translated from the coding sequence ATGACCACCGCCACTCCCAGCAGCTTCCAGGCACTCGTACGCCTGCTGCGCTACGCTCGCGGCTACCGCCGGCGCATCATCGCCGCCACCGGCTGCTCGATCATCAACAAGCTCTTCGATATCGCCCCGGAGATCCTGATCGGCGTGGCCATCGACGTGGTGGTCAACCAGGAGGCGAGCTTCGTGGCGCGCCTCGGCTTCACCTCGGCCGAGCAGCAGATCATGATCCTGGCCGTGCTCACCTTCTTTATCTGGGCCGGCGAGTCGATCTTCGAGTACCTCTACAAGATCCTGTGGCGCAACCTCGCCCAGCGGCTCCAGGCGGACATGCGCCTGGATACCTACGAGCATGCCCAGCGCCTGGACATGGCCTACTTCGAGTCGATGAGCTCGGGGCAGTTGGTCGCCACCATGAACGACGACGTCAACCAGCTGGAGCGCTTCCTCGACGGCGGCGCCAACTCGCTCATCCAGGTAGGGGTCACGGTGGTGGCGGTCGGTGCGGTGTTCTTCGTCATCTCGCCGCTGATCGCGCTGCTCGCCTTCACGCCGATTCCGCTGATTATCTGGGGGGCTTTCTTCTTCCAGCGCAAGGCGGGGCCGCTCTACGCCGACGTGCGCGAGAAGGTGGGCGACCTCGCCAGCCGGCTCTCCAATAACCTGGCCGGCATCGCCACCATCAAGAGCTTTACCAGCGAGGCCCGGGAGGCGGCGCGCCTGCGCGAGGTGAGCGAGGCCTACGTGGAGGCCAACCGCCGTGCCATCCGGGTCAGCTCGGCGTTCATTCCGGTGATCCGCATGGCGATCCTGGCCGGCTTCCTGGCCACCTTCACCGTGGGTGGCATGCTGGCGCTCTCGGGCGAGCTCAACGTGGGCGCCTACGGCGTGCTGGTGTTCCTGACCCAGCGCCTGCTCTGGCCGCTGACGGGCCTGGCCGAGGTGATCGACCTCTTCGAGCGCGCCATGGCCAGTACTCGGCGCATCCTCGACCTGCTGGCGGTGCCCATCGCCGTGCGCGACAACGCTACCACGCCGCTGGCCGAGCCGGTGCGTGGCGCGGTGGTCTTCGAGGGGGTGAGCTTTCGCTATGCGGCGAGCGACGTCGGGGTGGAGGACGTCAGCCTCCATGTCCCCGCCGGCAACACCCTGGCCCTGGTGGGCGCCACCGGCTCCGGCAAGTCGACCCTGGTCAAGCTGCTGCTGCGCTTCTACGATCCCGGCGCCGGGCGGGTGCTGATCGACGGTCAGCCCATCGACGCCGTGAGCCTCGCCTCCCTGCGTGGCGCCATCGGCCTGGTCAGCCAGGACGTCTACCTGTTCGAAGGCAGCGTGCGTGACAATATCGCTTACGGCAAGCCGGGTGCTTCGGAGGACGCGATTGTCGAGGCGGCCAGGACCGCCGAGGCGTGGGACTTCATCCAGGCACTGCCCCAGGGGCTCGACACCCTGGTGGGGGAGCGTGGCGTGCGCCTCTCCGGCGGCCAGCGCCAGCGGCTGTCACTGGCCCGGGCGCTGCTCAAGGACCCGCCCATCCTGGTGCTGGACGAGGCCACCAGCGCCGTGGACAACGAGACCGAAGCCGCCATCCAGCGCTCCCTGCGGCGCATCGGCCACGGCCGCACCGTGATCATGATCGCGCACCGCCTCTCTACCATCGTCCACGCCAACGAGGTCGTGGTGATCGAGGGTGGCCGAGTCGCCGAACGCGGCACCCATCGCAGCCTGCTTGCCGCCGACGGCCGCTATGCCGCCCAATGGCGGGTGCAGACCGGTGAGGTTGGGACGTGCGAGGTCGAGCCATAG
- a CDS encoding tetratricopeptide repeat protein, with translation MNSVADFLRKGLQAHGAGDLDAAAEAYRAALELDPDSASAHNNLGFLLSQRQQWQPALLHLRSAIALDPHSSMAHCNLGQVLIALQQVQDGMHHIEQAVAEDSHNPIAWDALARFKVLLGDFTSGEYAAQRAIGLQPHSSPLHVRLGIAQAAQKRYPEALRSYQTALSLDDRNAEAWAQFGITCFLSNNFGDARQALHNALHLNPADANALRHLALTELSLGNQEQAMTYLRQIVDQLPEEDEARIELAVLHLSRHETEQAQQLLDQVQEAHRDSNRYRFYLALSKQQGRSCEESQAILASLAQGTDAYARKAREMLQRVH, from the coding sequence ATGAACAGCGTTGCCGATTTTCTGAGAAAGGGACTGCAGGCCCACGGCGCGGGGGATCTCGACGCCGCCGCCGAGGCCTATCGGGCCGCGCTGGAACTCGACCCGGACAGCGCCAGCGCCCATAACAACCTGGGGTTCCTGCTCAGCCAGCGGCAGCAGTGGCAGCCGGCACTGCTGCACCTGCGCAGCGCCATCGCCCTGGACCCCCACTCCTCCATGGCGCACTGCAACCTGGGACAGGTGCTGATCGCGCTGCAGCAGGTGCAGGACGGCATGCACCATATCGAACAGGCGGTGGCGGAAGATTCGCACAATCCCATCGCCTGGGACGCCCTGGCCCGCTTCAAGGTGCTGCTGGGGGATTTCACCAGCGGCGAGTACGCCGCACAACGGGCCATCGGCCTGCAGCCGCACAGCAGCCCGCTGCATGTTCGTCTCGGCATCGCCCAGGCGGCGCAGAAACGCTATCCGGAAGCCCTGCGCAGCTACCAGACCGCCCTGTCGCTGGATGATCGCAATGCCGAAGCCTGGGCCCAGTTCGGCATCACCTGCTTCCTGAGCAACAACTTCGGCGATGCCCGCCAGGCCCTGCACAACGCCTTGCACCTCAATCCGGCCGATGCCAATGCCCTGCGCCACCTGGCGCTGACGGAGCTGAGTCTCGGCAACCAGGAGCAGGCCATGACGTATCTGCGGCAGATCGTCGACCAGCTCCCGGAGGAGGACGAAGCCAGGATCGAGCTGGCGGTCCTGCACCTGTCCCGGCACGAGACCGAGCAGGCCCAGCAACTGCTCGACCAGGTGCAGGAAGCGCACCGTGACAGCAACCGCTACCGCTTCTACCTGGCGCTCAGCAAGCAGCAGGGCCGGTCATGCGAGGAGAGCCAGGCGATACTGGCGAGCCTGGCACAGGGCACCGATGCCTACGCCAGGAAAGCACGGGAGATGCTGCAACGGGTGCACTGA
- a CDS encoding DUF4157 domain-containing protein: MDSKQTNKAKPADPHKPQGPARARRKASTPAYLQRKLRVSDPKDAEEKEADAVAADVKRRARPAPDEATPPLASAQRVVARSVARQAGEEEEEAMMPKVRRQEEEEAAQPKLQREEEEEAAQPKLMRQPAEEEETAHPKLWRKGEEEEAQTKLWRKAADEEEAPLMTKLWRQEEEEPQATAPSEGQQDTATAMVEQRIQNSRGNGTPLPDTVLKDMEQQFGQDFSRVVIHTDNEAAELCQKLNARAFTIGSDIYFAPGEFTPETETGRELLAHELTHVVQQGRHVARKIHRSIDPADTPADNDNVTTALENLSNLRIPAIKQRHLPLYTQLANSGQLARIRNYTRPSRGSNTTRQSSAWKRDIQPSESDVAAKLQALEPSINWPTNRNHAVTFSLPNHSEQLSFSKSKFLRNIVKVPKWDREGNYVRQYQVDHIVELQTSGAHGTRNAVGNNLENMELLDQPSNSSSGSSIMSGIYSRVDDYLDTIPEEVRLPKSEWLRTHDIIFDRVSVDSGMGMSEGDSSWWTRAEVQALDPLDSIRGVPPMSYEGDDRSFVLYSGPGGIEVGRFGHPRGALEFQPRQRSARCLSGIIIESVQLTDQTELNFREAPGPIIGNLSGRWDLPPLWQPDNPQVTLQIGGLGPYAGYALPPPPPAVDFSPTSPALFSELEIGSEGFVAEGEIPTPSIPLLSNTALNLSWIGNDILLRAEYRPDDLNLPLPGLTITEGAIALSYGRQQGFGVDGTIYFGIENLGSGNLTAGYTQSRGFHASGSFDFDSKLFDEASATLRYQNNQFSGDGTLRISNPDKIRGIHSAEITVEFSDDSFAASGDVDPDIPGVEQVGLAVDYSEEAGLTIGGNLQLTANPAIRSGSIEVTVNKRGDDWRVSATGTAQPAIPGVDSQLTVGYDDGAFTAEFSGAYQRGMLSGRVTVGATNRAVGEDGRPSGDPLPEGALNIYGAGSATIQIAPWLQGTAGIRFDPNGEVTVSGEIGIPNEVEIFARREVNKSIFSIAVQVPIVPGIVAEVGGGLGAVAGIGPGMIDEMRIGITYNPAHEEDTRVTGDAHLSVPADAGLRLSVRAGIGLGITGASATGGLDIGGTLGIEGAAEAGVHIDWTPSDGLDLSANLAIHAQPSFTFDIGGYVSVRALGFSVYDERWQFASYSFGSGYRFGIRLPVHYHEGEPFDISLDDVQFEVPDIDTNQLLRGLIGRIA; encoded by the coding sequence ATGGACAGCAAGCAGACCAACAAGGCCAAGCCGGCAGACCCGCACAAGCCCCAGGGGCCAGCTAGGGCCCGACGCAAGGCGAGCACGCCGGCCTACCTGCAGCGCAAGCTCCGGGTCAGCGATCCTAAGGATGCCGAGGAGAAGGAGGCCGATGCCGTGGCGGCGGACGTAAAGCGGCGTGCCCGCCCGGCCCCCGACGAGGCAACGCCTCCGCTCGCCTCCGCCCAGCGTGTCGTCGCCCGTTCGGTCGCGCGCCAGGCTGGCGAAGAGGAAGAAGAGGCCATGATGCCGAAGGTTCGGCGTCAGGAAGAAGAAGAGGCTGCGCAACCGAAACTGCAGCGCGAGGAAGAAGAGGAAGCCGCGCAACCGAAGCTGATGCGCCAGCCCGCAGAGGAAGAGGAAACGGCACACCCCAAACTCTGGCGAAAGGGCGAAGAGGAGGAGGCCCAGACCAAGCTCTGGCGAAAGGCGGCCGACGAGGAAGAGGCGCCGTTGATGACGAAACTGTGGCGGCAGGAGGAGGAAGAGCCACAAGCCACGGCACCCAGCGAGGGACAGCAGGACACCGCCACGGCGATGGTCGAGCAACGCATCCAGAACAGCCGGGGCAACGGCACTCCGCTGCCGGATACCGTCCTGAAGGACATGGAGCAGCAGTTCGGCCAGGACTTCTCCCGTGTCGTCATCCACACCGACAACGAGGCCGCCGAGCTCTGCCAGAAACTGAATGCCCGCGCCTTCACCATCGGCAGCGATATCTACTTCGCCCCCGGCGAGTTCACGCCGGAGACCGAGACCGGTCGCGAACTACTGGCCCATGAACTGACCCATGTGGTCCAGCAGGGGCGCCATGTGGCACGCAAGATCCATCGTTCAATCGATCCCGCCGATACCCCGGCAGACAACGACAATGTCACTACAGCGCTGGAGAACCTTTCCAATCTGCGTATCCCGGCGATCAAGCAACGACATTTGCCGCTTTACACGCAACTGGCCAACAGCGGCCAGTTGGCCAGGATACGAAATTACACGCGCCCCAGCAGAGGCAGCAATACAACTCGGCAAAGTAGTGCCTGGAAACGTGATATACAGCCATCCGAAAGCGATGTGGCGGCTAAATTGCAGGCACTCGAACCTTCGATTAACTGGCCCACCAACAGAAATCATGCCGTAACCTTCTCGCTACCCAATCACTCAGAACAACTTTCATTCAGCAAATCAAAGTTTCTTCGCAATATTGTTAAAGTCCCGAAATGGGATCGAGAGGGCAACTATGTTCGGCAATATCAGGTTGACCATATCGTAGAACTACAAACTTCCGGCGCCCACGGAACCCGGAATGCCGTCGGTAACAACTTGGAAAACATGGAGTTGCTTGACCAGCCATCCAACAGCTCATCTGGAAGCAGCATTATGTCCGGCATTTACAGCCGGGTTGATGACTACCTCGACACCATCCCCGAGGAAGTGCGACTGCCCAAGAGCGAGTGGCTGAGAACGCACGATATCATTTTTGATCGAGTATCGGTCGATAGTGGCATGGGGATGTCAGAAGGCGATTCATCTTGGTGGACACGTGCTGAAGTTCAGGCTCTCGACCCGCTGGACTCGATACGCGGCGTGCCTCCGATGAGCTACGAGGGCGACGATCGCTCCTTCGTCCTTTATTCCGGACCTGGCGGAATCGAGGTCGGACGCTTTGGACATCCTCGCGGCGCCCTGGAGTTTCAGCCACGTCAGCGCAGCGCTCGTTGCCTGTCCGGTATCATTATCGAATCAGTTCAATTAACGGATCAGACTGAACTAAATTTCCGCGAAGCACCGGGGCCAATTATCGGCAACCTGTCCGGAAGATGGGATTTACCGCCCTTGTGGCAACCAGATAACCCACAGGTTACGCTGCAAATCGGCGGTCTGGGCCCCTATGCGGGTTATGCCCTGCCCCCGCCTCCACCCGCAGTGGATTTTTCCCCCACCAGTCCCGCCCTTTTCAGCGAGCTTGAGATAGGATCGGAGGGGTTCGTTGCCGAAGGCGAAATCCCAACACCGTCGATCCCGTTACTTTCCAACACAGCACTGAATCTGAGCTGGATCGGCAATGACATTCTGCTACGTGCCGAATATCGACCGGATGACTTGAACCTTCCATTACCGGGTCTAACGATTACCGAAGGCGCCATCGCCTTGTCCTACGGTCGACAACAGGGCTTCGGGGTGGATGGCACCATCTATTTCGGTATCGAGAATCTAGGTAGCGGCAACCTTACCGCGGGTTATACCCAAAGTAGGGGATTTCATGCTTCCGGCAGCTTCGATTTTGACTCAAAGCTGTTCGATGAAGCATCGGCAACTCTGCGATATCAGAACAACCAGTTTAGTGGAGACGGCACACTACGTATCAGCAACCCGGACAAGATCAGGGGCATTCACTCCGCCGAAATCACGGTGGAGTTTTCGGACGACTCATTCGCAGCTAGCGGTGACGTGGACCCCGACATTCCCGGCGTCGAGCAAGTGGGCCTGGCCGTCGACTACTCGGAGGAGGCGGGCCTCACCATCGGCGGCAACCTGCAGCTCACGGCCAATCCGGCCATCCGCTCCGGCTCCATCGAGGTGACCGTCAACAAGCGCGGGGACGACTGGCGAGTCAGCGCCACTGGCACCGCCCAGCCGGCCATTCCCGGGGTCGACTCCCAACTCACCGTCGGTTACGACGATGGCGCCTTCACCGCCGAGTTCAGCGGCGCCTACCAGCGCGGCATGCTGTCCGGCCGGGTCACCGTCGGCGCCACCAACCGTGCCGTCGGCGAGGATGGCCGCCCAAGCGGCGACCCGCTGCCGGAGGGGGCGCTGAATATCTACGGCGCCGGCTCCGCTACCATCCAGATCGCGCCCTGGCTGCAGGGCACCGCCGGGATCCGCTTCGACCCCAACGGCGAGGTGACGGTCTCCGGCGAGATCGGCATCCCCAACGAGGTGGAGATCTTCGCCCGCCGCGAGGTCAACAAGTCGATCTTCAGCATCGCCGTGCAGGTGCCGATCGTGCCCGGCATCGTCGCCGAGGTGGGCGGCGGGCTCGGTGCCGTCGCCGGCATCGGGCCCGGGATGATCGACGAGATGCGCATCGGCATCACCTACAATCCGGCCCACGAGGAGGACACCCGGGTCACCGGAGATGCGCACCTGAGCGTGCCGGCCGATGCCGGGCTCAGGCTGTCGGTACGGGCCGGCATCGGCCTCGGCATCACCGGTGCCAGCGCCACGGGGGGGCTGGACATCGGCGGCACCCTCGGCATCGAGGGCGCTGCCGAGGCCGGCGTCCATATCGACTGGACACCCTCCGACGGCCTCGATCTCAGCGCCAACCTGGCGATTCACGCCCAGCCCAGCTTCACCTTCGACATCGGCGGTTACGTCAGCGTCCGCGCCCTGGGCTTCAGCGTCTACGACGAACGCTGGCAGTTCGCGTCCTACTCCTTCGGCTCCGGTTACCGCTTCGGCATCCGCCTGCCGGTGCATTATCACGAGGGCGAGCCCTTCGACATCTCGCTGGACGACGTCCAGTTCGAGGTGCCGGATATCGATACCAATCAACTGCTGCGCGGCCTGATCGGGAGGATTGCCTGA
- a CDS encoding AAA family ATPase, translated as MTDLALLSIPDSSLSTLLQWVETGIAHYGNPDRDADWETAERAIREHWPPRGGRLADCIDEQGLGRADAFVLILVGLAETRPQITFALNELQHPDGSGAVGVHLALELINSLFPQGAAWNALDLLNSPLLTQSLLELEGEGPLPLQALRMPMPFWSVLNDRDRPWPGTRPIAGGDRGLLPKSARQALPTLARPLLDGQLRHLILRGHPNSGRHLMARALAELLGMEPLSTPLSLWREQASFPLACRYAAWLPVIEVELSAGKALQLPALPHHHPAVIILNADGAVADDACLEHFMDLPDQQQRFELWRQALGQETLARQLSGSVLLSGPTIVQLANSARRHAEQSGEPLGADHVRRARQDHGTEKLRLLAQPVRRHVSRDAVVFPPLIDQYLEEMIARAQQRESLWRNLGTTLQASRSSGLRALFVGESGTGKTLAASYLANRLGTPLYRVDLGAVMNKYIGESEKNLGLLLDQAAASDVILLFDEADSLFGSRTDAKQTGERYANNLTNYLLARIENHPGIVILTTNSRERIDSAFNRRIEIIIDFPLPGFAERQRLWHSHLGERAPDGDVVRSLASHCDLTGGQIRNAVLAAAGTQSADAPIEPPRLVQAIEREYQKLGRSMPSALDNLKG; from the coding sequence GGGCCGCCTGGCCGACTGCATCGACGAGCAGGGCCTCGGCCGAGCGGATGCCTTCGTGCTGATCCTGGTAGGACTGGCGGAGACCCGACCGCAGATAACCTTCGCGCTTAACGAACTGCAACACCCCGACGGGTCCGGCGCGGTCGGCGTGCACCTGGCCTTGGAACTGATCAACAGCCTGTTCCCGCAAGGGGCCGCCTGGAACGCGCTGGATCTGCTCAACAGCCCACTGCTGACGCAGTCGCTGCTGGAGCTCGAGGGGGAGGGTCCCCTGCCGTTGCAGGCCCTGCGCATGCCGATGCCCTTCTGGTCGGTGCTGAACGACCGCGACCGCCCCTGGCCAGGCACCCGGCCGATCGCCGGCGGTGACCGCGGCCTGCTGCCGAAGAGCGCCCGCCAGGCGCTGCCGACCCTGGCACGGCCGCTGCTGGACGGGCAGCTGCGACACCTGATCCTGCGCGGCCACCCCAACAGCGGACGGCACCTGATGGCCCGGGCCCTTGCCGAGCTACTGGGCATGGAGCCGCTGTCCACGCCGCTGTCGCTGTGGCGGGAGCAGGCGTCTTTCCCGCTCGCCTGCCGTTACGCCGCCTGGCTGCCGGTGATCGAGGTGGAACTGAGCGCCGGCAAAGCCCTGCAGCTGCCGGCACTCCCCCACCATCATCCGGCCGTCATCATCCTGAACGCGGACGGTGCCGTCGCCGACGATGCCTGCCTCGAACACTTCATGGACCTGCCGGACCAGCAGCAGCGCTTCGAACTCTGGCGACAGGCCCTGGGACAGGAAACGCTGGCTCGCCAACTCAGCGGCAGCGTCCTGCTCAGCGGCCCCACCATCGTCCAGCTGGCAAACAGTGCTCGCCGCCATGCCGAGCAGAGCGGCGAACCCCTCGGCGCCGATCATGTCCGGCGGGCGCGCCAGGACCATGGCACGGAAAAGCTGCGGCTGCTGGCTCAACCGGTGCGGCGCCATGTCTCCCGTGACGCGGTCGTCTTTCCGCCGCTGATCGATCAATACCTCGAGGAGATGATCGCCCGGGCGCAGCAGCGCGAGTCGCTGTGGCGCAACCTGGGCACGACCCTGCAGGCGAGCCGGAGCAGTGGCCTCAGGGCGCTCTTCGTCGGAGAGAGCGGCACCGGCAAGACGCTGGCGGCCAGTTATCTGGCCAACCGGCTCGGCACCCCGCTCTACCGCGTCGACCTCGGCGCGGTGATGAACAAGTACATCGGCGAATCGGAGAAGAATCTGGGGCTGCTGCTGGACCAGGCCGCGGCGAGCGACGTCATCCTGCTGTTCGACGAGGCCGACTCGCTGTTCGGCAGCCGCACCGACGCCAAGCAGACCGGTGAACGCTACGCCAACAACCTCACGAACTATCTGCTGGCCCGCATCGAGAACCATCCCGGCATCGTCATCCTCACCACCAACAGCCGCGAGCGCATCGACAGCGCCTTCAACCGCCGCATCGAGATCATCATCGACTTTCCCCTGCCGGGCTTCGCCGAACGCCAGCGCCTGTGGCACAGCCATCTCGGCGAGCGGGCGCCGGATGGCGACGTCGTGCGCAGCCTGGCGAGCCACTGCGACCTGACCGGCGGACAGATTCGCAATGCGGTGCTGGCCGCCGCCGGCACCCAGTCGGCCGACGCCCCCATCGAGCCTCCGCGCCTGGTGCAGGCGATAGAGCGGGAATACCAGAAGCTCGGTCGCAGCATGCCTTCGGCGCTGGACAACCTGAAGGGCTGA